A region from the Mycolicibacterium litorale genome encodes:
- a CDS encoding SDR family NAD(P)-dependent oxidoreductase — protein sequence MRSPVLDAAGLRSWLVDYLITHIGCSPESIDFDASMADLGVGSKDAVVLSGELAELLGRTVSPVDFWQHPTINGLLGFLSTPVSETEAEAVVPASDVSGTEPIAVIGLGCRMPGGISDADAFWQFLADGRCAVGEVPAERWQPFDDGSPETASALSRTTRWGSFLEDVEGFDADFFDISPREAVKMDPQQRLLLEVAWEALEHAGIPAASLRRSQTGVFAGACFSEYGYLASTDLPRVDAWSNTGGALSIIANRLSYFLDLRGPSITVDTACSSSLVAVHLACQSLRSGDSNLAIAAGVNLLLSPAVFHGFDQAGALSPTGMCHAFDAATDGFVRGEGCGVVILKRLPDALRDGDRILAVVRGSAINQDGRSNGLMAPNPAAQMAVLRTACAHAGIEPQDLDYVEAHGTGTFLGDPIEARALGSVMGRGRPAGSPLLIGAVKSNLGHLEAAAGVAGFIKTVMALQRGRIPGNVGYQSPNPHIPFDQLRLKVVDREQEWPTVTRARRAGVSSFGFGGTNAHVILEQAPDVVAVEPTPAAAVNTLVISGKSTERIGVTAAALAEWMVGPGAGVGLAEVAHTLNHHRAHHPAFATVCARDGLDAVAGLQALAAGHAATGVVLPHDGPCGSGTVLVFSGQGSQWAGMGRRLLVDEPVFAAAVDELEPVFVEQVGFSLRQVLAGGEAVAGDARVQPVIMGLQLALTELWRAYGVSPDAVIGHSMGEVTAAVVAGALSVRDGLRVIAVRSRLMSRLAGQGAVALLTLGADAAESSIADHPGVEIAGYVSPGQTVVAGPPERVEAVIAAAQAQNRFARRVNMEVASHTALMDPILAELRAELADLTPNTTAIPFISTVDDSTTAPLLDADYWVANVRRPVRLSQAFLTAAENHTTFVEISAHPMLTNAVTETLGEVHHHALGTLSRDTDDTVTFHTNLNATHTTHPPLTPHPHEPHPVLPATPWQHTRHWMDLSAPRRISTSHGDSATAAGVVPAEWNCELAWPPRPITDARPATGSWLVVGDAQLAGGLRRELGDEAAVGVLDDTTDDIGLEAALATADHVLFAPAVPAVFDAASGHRLFATARRIAVAMARTPEPGRLFLLTRNAQPVSEGDRANPGHAVLWGLGRTLALEHPEIWGAAIDLDELVPGRLATRCVLAEAASDDGEDQVVYRAGVRRVARLRRAVPPQASGDGVDPNGSHLVVGATGNIGPYLIQQLADMGAKTVVAVSRNPGNRLQALADTLAARGTTLVTVAADAADETAMAAVFDRFGADLPPLAGIYLAAFGGGPVTLAEMTDEDVTAMFAPKLDAVSVLHDLSLATDVQQFVLFSSVSGLLGSRWLAHYTATTTFLDTFAYARRAAGLPATAVNWGLWKSLADNHSEHERQVTLESGLEPMPDEVAIQALWTATAPGAPARSTVVAADWPRLAAAYRTRAALRIVDELLPVESVDEDSADTSVAVRETEFRRNLRVCPADERERMLSAHVRALVASSMGLANAQLVDPSAGFFQCGMDSLMSVTLKRALGESLGQTLPASVIFDYPTVDGLTEYLATVLPELIEVAEADDTDDYDEFSDDELLQQLSERLS from the coding sequence ATGAGATCGCCCGTGCTCGACGCGGCCGGGCTGCGCAGCTGGCTGGTCGACTACCTGATCACCCACATCGGCTGCTCACCCGAGAGCATCGACTTCGACGCCTCGATGGCGGATCTGGGCGTCGGATCCAAAGACGCCGTCGTGTTGTCCGGTGAACTCGCCGAACTGCTCGGCAGGACCGTCTCGCCGGTCGACTTCTGGCAGCACCCGACGATCAACGGTCTCCTTGGATTCCTGAGCACGCCCGTGTCGGAGACGGAGGCCGAAGCCGTCGTCCCGGCGTCGGACGTCTCGGGTACGGAACCGATCGCGGTCATCGGGCTGGGATGTCGGATGCCCGGCGGGATCTCCGATGCCGACGCCTTTTGGCAGTTCCTCGCCGACGGCCGCTGCGCCGTGGGTGAGGTGCCCGCCGAACGGTGGCAGCCGTTCGACGACGGGTCCCCGGAAACGGCGTCCGCACTGTCGCGGACCACCCGGTGGGGGTCGTTCCTGGAGGACGTCGAAGGTTTCGACGCCGACTTCTTCGACATCTCGCCCCGCGAGGCCGTCAAGATGGATCCACAGCAGCGGCTGCTGCTCGAAGTCGCCTGGGAGGCACTCGAACACGCCGGAATCCCCGCGGCGTCGCTCCGTCGTTCGCAGACCGGTGTCTTCGCGGGTGCCTGTTTCAGCGAGTACGGCTATCTGGCGTCCACGGACCTGCCGCGCGTCGACGCGTGGAGCAACACCGGCGGGGCGCTGAGCATCATCGCCAACCGGCTGTCCTACTTCCTGGATCTGCGCGGACCGTCGATCACTGTCGACACCGCGTGCTCCTCGTCGCTGGTCGCCGTCCACCTGGCGTGCCAGAGTCTGCGGTCGGGGGACTCCAACCTCGCGATCGCCGCCGGCGTGAACCTGCTGCTGTCACCCGCGGTCTTCCACGGCTTCGACCAGGCCGGCGCGCTCTCGCCCACCGGCATGTGCCACGCCTTCGACGCCGCTACCGACGGATTCGTCCGCGGCGAGGGGTGCGGTGTGGTGATCCTCAAACGACTCCCGGACGCCCTGCGCGACGGTGACCGGATCCTGGCCGTGGTACGCGGTTCGGCGATCAACCAGGACGGTCGGTCCAACGGCCTGATGGCGCCCAACCCGGCGGCGCAGATGGCGGTGCTGCGGACGGCGTGCGCACACGCCGGCATCGAGCCCCAGGATCTCGACTATGTGGAGGCGCACGGCACCGGCACCTTCCTGGGCGACCCCATCGAGGCGAGGGCACTCGGCTCGGTCATGGGCCGCGGCCGGCCCGCGGGCTCGCCGCTGCTCATCGGTGCGGTGAAATCGAACCTCGGCCATCTCGAAGCCGCGGCGGGCGTAGCCGGGTTCATCAAGACCGTGATGGCGTTGCAGCGGGGCCGGATTCCCGGCAACGTCGGCTACCAGTCACCCAATCCGCACATCCCGTTCGACCAGTTGCGCCTGAAAGTCGTCGACCGCGAACAGGAGTGGCCGACGGTGACGCGGGCCAGGCGGGCCGGCGTCTCGTCGTTCGGCTTCGGCGGCACCAACGCCCACGTCATCCTCGAGCAGGCTCCCGATGTCGTCGCCGTCGAACCGACACCCGCCGCGGCGGTGAACACTCTGGTGATCTCGGGCAAGTCGACCGAGCGGATCGGGGTCACCGCGGCCGCGCTGGCCGAGTGGATGGTCGGCCCGGGTGCGGGCGTCGGCTTGGCCGAGGTCGCGCACACCCTCAACCACCACCGCGCCCATCATCCCGCCTTCGCCACGGTGTGCGCGCGCGACGGTCTCGACGCGGTGGCGGGCCTGCAGGCGTTGGCCGCCGGCCACGCGGCCACGGGAGTGGTCCTGCCGCATGACGGGCCGTGTGGTTCGGGGACGGTGTTGGTGTTTTCGGGTCAGGGTTCGCAGTGGGCGGGGATGGGTCGCCGGTTGTTGGTCGACGAGCCGGTGTTCGCGGCGGCGGTCGATGAGTTGGAGCCGGTGTTCGTCGAGCAGGTGGGTTTCTCGTTGCGTCAGGTGCTCGCCGGTGGTGAGGCGGTGGCCGGGGATGCGCGGGTGCAGCCGGTGATCATGGGGTTGCAGCTGGCGTTGACCGAGTTGTGGCGCGCTTACGGGGTGAGTCCGGATGCGGTGATCGGTCATTCGATGGGGGAGGTCACTGCCGCGGTCGTGGCCGGAGCCCTGTCGGTGCGTGACGGGTTGCGGGTCATCGCCGTGCGGTCCCGGCTGATGTCCCGGCTGGCCGGACAGGGGGCGGTCGCACTGCTCACCCTGGGCGCCGACGCCGCCGAGAGCTCCATCGCCGACCATCCCGGTGTCGAGATCGCGGGGTACGTGTCCCCGGGTCAGACGGTCGTGGCCGGCCCACCCGAGCGGGTCGAGGCGGTGATCGCGGCCGCACAGGCGCAGAACAGGTTCGCCCGCAGGGTCAACATGGAAGTCGCCTCCCACACCGCGCTGATGGACCCGATCCTCGCCGAGTTGCGTGCCGAACTGGCCGACCTCACGCCGAACACCACGGCGATCCCGTTCATCTCGACGGTCGATGACAGCACCACGGCGCCGCTGCTGGACGCCGACTACTGGGTGGCCAACGTGCGCAGGCCCGTGCGGCTGAGCCAGGCCTTCCTCACCGCCGCCGAAAACCACACCACCTTCGTGGAGATCAGCGCGCACCCGATGCTGACCAACGCGGTGACCGAGACGCTCGGCGAGGTGCACCACCACGCCCTCGGCACGCTGTCGCGCGACACCGACGACACCGTCACCTTCCACACCAACCTCAACGCCACCCACACCACACATCCGCCGCTCACGCCGCATCCGCACGAACCACATCCGGTGCTCCCCGCGACACCGTGGCAGCACACCCGGCACTGGATGGATCTCTCGGCGCCGCGACGGATCTCGACGTCGCACGGCGACTCCGCGACGGCCGCGGGCGTCGTGCCGGCCGAGTGGAACTGCGAACTGGCGTGGCCGCCCCGGCCCATCACCGACGCACGACCCGCGACCGGCTCCTGGCTCGTCGTCGGCGACGCGCAACTGGCCGGCGGGCTCCGGCGGGAACTGGGTGACGAAGCGGCAGTCGGCGTCCTCGACGACACTACCGACGACATCGGGCTCGAGGCGGCATTGGCCACCGCAGACCACGTCCTCTTCGCGCCCGCGGTCCCCGCGGTCTTCGACGCGGCGTCTGGCCACCGGTTGTTCGCGACCGCCCGCCGCATCGCCGTGGCGATGGCGCGTACGCCCGAACCCGGCCGGTTGTTCCTGCTGACCCGCAACGCTCAACCGGTGAGCGAGGGTGACCGGGCGAATCCGGGCCACGCGGTGCTGTGGGGACTGGGGCGCACCCTGGCGCTCGAACATCCCGAGATCTGGGGTGCGGCAATCGACCTGGACGAACTGGTACCCGGTCGACTGGCGACCCGCTGTGTGCTCGCGGAGGCGGCGAGCGACGACGGCGAGGACCAGGTGGTCTATCGCGCCGGGGTGCGCCGGGTGGCGCGATTGCGCCGCGCCGTACCGCCGCAGGCATCCGGAGACGGGGTGGACCCCAACGGCAGCCACCTGGTCGTCGGGGCGACGGGCAACATCGGCCCCTACCTCATCCAACAGTTGGCGGACATGGGCGCGAAAACCGTCGTCGCCGTGTCGCGCAATCCGGGCAACCGCCTGCAGGCGCTGGCCGACACGCTCGCAGCGCGCGGCACCACCCTGGTGACCGTGGCCGCCGACGCCGCGGACGAGACGGCGATGGCAGCGGTGTTCGACCGGTTCGGTGCCGACCTGCCCCCACTGGCCGGCATCTACCTCGCCGCGTTCGGCGGTGGCCCGGTCACGCTCGCCGAGATGACCGACGAGGACGTCACCGCGATGTTCGCACCGAAACTCGATGCGGTGTCGGTGCTGCACGACCTGTCACTGGCCACCGACGTCCAACAGTTCGTGCTGTTCTCGTCGGTCTCGGGCTTGCTCGGATCGCGGTGGCTGGCGCACTACACCGCCACCACCACGTTCCTCGACACCTTCGCCTACGCGCGACGGGCAGCCGGCCTGCCGGCGACCGCCGTCAACTGGGGCCTGTGGAAGTCTCTGGCGGACAACCACTCCGAACACGAACGCCAGGTCACGCTGGAGTCGGGTCTCGAGCCTATGCCCGACGAGGTCGCGATCCAGGCGCTGTGGACCGCCACCGCCCCGGGTGCGCCCGCACGCTCGACCGTGGTCGCCGCCGACTGGCCGCGCCTCGCCGCGGCGTACCGCACCCGTGCGGCACTGCGGATCGTCGACGAGTTGCTCCCGGTCGAGAGCGTGGACGAGGACAGTGCCGACACGTCCGTCGCGGTGCGGGAGACCGAGTTCCGGCGTAATCTCCGCGTCTGCCCCGCCGACGAGCGAGAGCGCATGCTCAGCGCCCACGTGCGGGCGTTGGTCGCCTCGTCGATGGGGTTGGCGAATGCCCAACTGGTGGACCCGTCCGCCGGGTTCTTCCAGTGCGGCATGGATTCGCTGATGAGCGTGACCCTCAAACGTGCGCTCGGCGAGAGCCTGGGCCAGACGCTGCCCGCGTCGGTGATCTTCGACTATCCCACCGTCGACGGGCTCACCGAATACCTGGCCACCGTCCTGCCCGAACTGATCGAGGTCGCCGAGGCCGACGACACCGACGATTACGACGAGTTCAGCGATGACGAACTCCTGCAACAACTCTCGGAGAGGCTGAGTTGA
- a CDS encoding thioesterase II family protein: protein MNSHPPSHATAPSAVETLFIFPHAGGSAVGYKPFARAFSMDAKRIAVQYPGRVGGHDVPDLASITALADDVYPMLRPSIAGSRVAFFGHSMGGLLAFDIARRLEQDGNPIAALFVSASPAPGHGGYEHLHQGSDDELLEMVATMTGTDSRFVGGQFGATVLKTLRNYGAITSYSCPPGTTLSCPVYAYAAADDAAVGYDSVCAWSEFTTGDFAVRTVAGDHFYITEHVDEVVADIETRIAACGAHERRLT, encoded by the coding sequence ATGAACAGTCACCCGCCGTCGCACGCGACGGCTCCATCAGCAGTCGAGACCCTCTTCATCTTCCCGCATGCCGGCGGCTCGGCAGTGGGCTACAAACCGTTCGCCCGCGCGTTCTCGATGGATGCGAAGCGGATCGCCGTGCAGTATCCAGGCCGCGTCGGGGGCCACGACGTCCCCGATCTGGCGAGCATCACTGCGCTCGCCGACGACGTCTACCCGATGCTGCGACCGAGCATCGCCGGCTCCCGTGTCGCCTTCTTCGGCCACAGTATGGGTGGCCTCCTGGCCTTCGACATCGCCCGGCGGCTCGAACAGGACGGGAATCCCATTGCGGCGCTGTTCGTCTCGGCATCACCCGCACCAGGTCACGGGGGCTATGAGCACCTCCACCAGGGGTCTGACGACGAGTTGCTCGAGATGGTCGCGACCATGACCGGGACCGACTCCCGCTTCGTCGGTGGACAGTTCGGCGCCACGGTGCTCAAGACGCTGAGGAACTACGGCGCCATCACCAGCTACAGCTGTCCGCCGGGAACCACGCTGTCGTGCCCGGTGTACGCCTATGCCGCCGCCGACGACGCGGCGGTCGGTTACGACAGCGTATGCGCGTGGTCGGAATTCACCACCGGGGACTTCGCCGTGCGGACCGTGGCCGGCGACCACTTCTACATCACCGAACACGTCGACGAGGTCGTGGCCGACATCGAGACGCGGATCGCCGCGTGCGGCGCTCACGAACGGAGGCTCACATGA
- a CDS encoding AMP-binding protein, with protein sequence MSETSLTALLHERALRQPTDAAYTFIDYDVDPNGYAESLTWAQLHNRAQVLAEELTLFGAAGDRAAILAPQGLDYIVAFFGALQAGLIAAPLSVPQYGVHDERISSVLRDCAPSIILTTSAVATEVARYALSGGGRAATVVEVDSLDLDAPAQPGARQPKQSKIAYLQYTSGSTRVPAGVVVTHDNVVVNIDQAFTDYFDCSGLTPPGMTFVSWLPFYHDMGLIKGVCAPLVSGRSAVLMSPMAFLQRPARWIQQLAINPGSFTAAPNFAFELAVRRTTDDDMAGLDLSGVLGICSGSERVHAATVDRFVERFSRFSLRPESIKPSYGLAEATVYVATSDRGRAPHVVRFDYEKLSSGHAMPCESEAVGGTDLLGHGTVRSTMMRIVDPETGSENPAGKVGEIWVHGANVAKGYWQRPKETERAFAGRLVKPSAGTPAGPWLRTGDLGVISDGELFIIGRIKDLLIVDGSNHYPDDIEATIQEMSGGRVAAISVPSGETEHLVTIVEVKKRGSDDEHRERLRNLKRQLTAAISTTHRLRVADIVFVAPGAIPITTSGKIRRSTCVERYGRNEFERLDQPA encoded by the coding sequence ATGAGTGAAACTTCTCTGACGGCACTGCTGCACGAGCGCGCACTGCGGCAGCCCACCGATGCGGCGTACACGTTCATCGACTACGACGTCGACCCGAACGGCTACGCCGAGTCGCTCACCTGGGCGCAGCTGCACAACCGGGCCCAGGTGCTCGCCGAGGAGTTGACGTTGTTCGGCGCCGCCGGCGACCGGGCTGCGATCCTCGCGCCGCAGGGACTGGACTACATCGTCGCCTTCTTCGGGGCGCTGCAGGCAGGTCTCATCGCCGCTCCACTTTCGGTGCCGCAGTACGGTGTTCACGACGAGCGCATCTCGAGCGTGCTTCGCGACTGTGCACCGTCGATCATCCTCACCACGTCGGCGGTCGCCACCGAGGTTGCCCGCTACGCACTGTCCGGAGGCGGGCGAGCCGCCACAGTGGTTGAGGTCGATTCCCTCGATCTCGATGCTCCCGCCCAGCCCGGTGCCCGACAGCCCAAACAGTCCAAGATCGCGTACCTCCAGTACACCTCCGGATCGACGCGGGTGCCCGCCGGCGTCGTCGTCACCCACGACAACGTCGTGGTCAACATCGACCAGGCGTTCACCGACTACTTCGACTGCTCGGGCCTCACTCCTCCCGGCATGACCTTCGTGTCGTGGCTGCCCTTCTACCACGACATGGGTCTGATCAAGGGGGTGTGCGCACCGCTGGTGAGTGGGCGCTCCGCGGTGCTGATGAGCCCGATGGCGTTCCTGCAGCGTCCGGCCCGTTGGATTCAGCAGCTCGCGATCAACCCCGGATCCTTCACCGCCGCACCGAATTTCGCGTTCGAGCTGGCCGTGCGCCGCACCACGGACGATGACATGGCAGGGCTGGACCTCAGTGGTGTTCTTGGCATCTGCAGCGGGAGTGAGCGGGTGCACGCGGCGACCGTCGATCGGTTCGTCGAGCGATTCAGCCGTTTCAGCCTCCGGCCCGAATCCATCAAACCCTCGTACGGCCTTGCCGAGGCGACGGTCTACGTCGCGACCAGCGACCGCGGACGTGCACCACACGTCGTCCGGTTCGACTACGAGAAACTATCCAGCGGACATGCCATGCCGTGCGAGAGCGAAGCCGTCGGCGGCACCGACCTGCTCGGCCACGGCACGGTCCGGTCGACCATGATGCGGATCGTCGATCCGGAGACCGGCAGCGAGAACCCGGCCGGCAAGGTCGGTGAGATCTGGGTCCACGGTGCCAATGTGGCCAAGGGCTACTGGCAGCGTCCGAAGGAGACCGAGCGGGCGTTCGCCGGACGGCTGGTCAAGCCGTCCGCGGGGACGCCCGCTGGGCCGTGGCTGCGCACCGGTGACCTCGGTGTCATCTCCGACGGCGAACTGTTCATCATCGGGCGCATCAAGGATCTGTTGATCGTCGACGGCTCGAACCACTATCCGGACGACATCGAGGCCACCATCCAGGAGATGTCCGGCGGTCGGGTGGCCGCGATCTCGGTGCCGAGCGGCGAGACCGAACACCTCGTCACGATCGTCGAAGTCAAGAAGCGAGGGTCCGACGACGAGCACCGTGAACGGCTGCGCAACCTGAAACGCCAACTCACCGCGGCGATCTCGACCACTCACCGCCTGCGGGTCGCCGACATCGTGTTCGTGGCACCGGGCGCCATCCCGATCACCACCAGCGGGAAGATCCGGCGTTCCACCTGTGTCGAGCGGTACGGGCGCAACGAGTTCGAGCGTTTGGACCAGCCGGCATGA